The genomic DNA CCTAACCATTTATAATTTACActtttaggtgctgtttgttttttctgcaggAAAACCTCTTCTGCTGCAggccacatctgcagacatctgcaggagaagatgTGGACCAAATGTCtacagtctgcaaggagaagagggtttgttttttttatataaaacctcttctaggtttaaaacacacacaacatcACATACTACACtgatctctctctactctctctctacaatctgcaccacctccgccaccacttcaccaccgccatgaccaccgtcaccaccgccaccacttcaccaccgccaccaccgtcaccactacaccacagccaccaccgtcaccactacaccacaaccaccactgtcaccactacaccacagccaccacagatcgatgatgatgatgatgatgatgatgatgcagatcgatgatgatgatgatgttgcagTTCGATTTGGAGGGTTTTGTTTCAGATCGATGATGATGTGAACGATTTGGGGGTTTGTTTCAGATCGATGATGTTGTGaacgatttgggggttttgtttcAGGGTGTCGGAGCAGGGGTGTCAGAGTGGATGGcagaggtggaggtggtggaggtggtggcggagcaggtGTGTCGGAGCAGGGGTGTCGGAGTGGAtggcggaggtggaggtggtggaggtggtggcggagcaggtGGTTTGTTTCAgggtgtcggaggtggaggtggtggcggagtggaggtggtggcggagcaggggtgtcggaggtggaggtggtgtcgGAGGTGAAGGTGGTGGCAGAGGAGGTGGTGCCAAGAAGAGGTAAACGTCTGCTCCAAGAAGCTTATGGTTTACCTCTTCCTCAGAAAGAGGCTGGGGAGAGGTAAAAAGCACttctcaaaaaaaaaacaaacactcttCTGAGGCTAAACCTCTTCCCGCGTCTGCACGGTGCAGACAGAAGAGGCCAGGAAGCTCTTCttgaaaaaaacaaacaccaccttaatgTCCGATCGAAAACTACAACACGTAGTTTACAAATGACATGTTATACTTACATTTTGGATTATCTACATAAGAAAATATTATAATCAGAAAATAGTCGACAAATTAGGATTTGTTAAAGTGAGCATTGTTTCTCTGACTTCAATAAACACTATAAAACTTTAATTACAAACACAGACTACTTTGTTTCTTTGTTTGGGCGTTATTGCATCTGGTTGTTGACATTCATCGAACTccaaacaatcaaacaaaatccaaaaataaaaaaaagataataAATATAAAACTCACTAGTCCCATAAAAACATCAAACAAAAATTTAATATTCCCAAAGGTCACCGACGATGTTTCAAAGGCCAATCAGATCAACGGCTCTCTGCATCTTCTTTCTATTTCAAATTCTTTCGAGTGtaatttttaaaacttttttttataacgGATTCTCACACGCTCACTAAACCTACTCAACAGAACAAGAGTTCTTGAGAGAAACCGGCGTGTTAACAGCCTTGGCGGGCTTATAAACAATGGCACACGACACCTTTTTGTAGAACTTTGGCTTCACCAGTTTCCCTAGCACGTAAGCCTTGGCTTTAATCGTGAAATTTAGGTTCAGCGGCACTGGTGCAGTTAGTTTACCGTTCTCGCTGCTCCAGTTCACACCACCACCGTACAATGGGACACCTACACCGTGCACGTTCACACTCACGAGTCTGTGACCCTTTCTTGATTGATAAAACTTCTTGATCTGCACATGTTAAACAGTTATGTAATCGAAtcgcccttctagttaacagactAAGGGGATGGAGTTAacacagtggactaaaatggcaacgtttgaaactatttggactaaaatgacaaaatatCCCACACaacaaggactaaaatgacatttaactcttttatttttaaataattttttacaCATAAATACCACATAATCTTGTACTTGCAAAAATTTACCATATAACATTACACCTGAATTTTTTACACCACCTAAATACCACACCACAAACACTATATCTCGAGGGACCACTAGGTCAACAAACAATTTTTACACCGCCTAAATTCCACACCACAAACTAGGTCATGTGTTTAACACCTAAATATCATATAACATTACACCTACAAGGATTTGAACTCTCATTACTTTTATGTGTGCACACACCATACCAGTAAATCACTAAGTTACGGTAAACATGATTCGAGTAACATAACACCTCAACGAAACCGAAATCAAACTGTTGCTTACCGTTCCGGTGGCCAGAGTTAGCTCAGTGTACGCAAGATCTAGCATCGTGGAAGATACATGGACGCCAAAAAACGTACCCCGATTGCGAAAATTAAATTTCACGGTAGCGTTTAGTGTCACCATCTCCGTGGCTACCCCAGTCGCATCCGCCCCAGCATTGACCACAAATTGATCAAATGCAATACTCTACAAAAAGTCAAAAAGCCCACCCAGGGTTAGTTAATAAAAGGAGACGGTACCCTTGtaaattttattaatatataaaaaaaaacacacacacacaataccCGCATGGTGATCACGGGCTTTTGCGGTCTAGCAACACCCCACAACACGAGACTAAAAAACGTGAAGAGAATAAAAAAGCCAACAACAAAAGCCAGAAAATAACATCTACGAGGAATGCCGGTCCGACCGGATTCATCGGAGAGTCCTTCTTCCTCGATCGCATCGAATCCTTTCTCGCCTTTCCGTTGGTGCTGTCTGTCTTTTCTGGATCCGGGTCTGAACGATCCGGAATATCGGGTGGAAGACGAGTTCCGGGACTGACGACCGGGTGACCCGTTGGGGCTTAGGACAGGGGTTGAGTGGAACGAGTTGGTGGTTTTTTCGCCATCATGCGAGTCGCGTGACGGGCTTTGTACGTAGTAAACTGGCCGGCCGTGTGATCTTGTTGGTGATGAGGCTGTTAAGCTTGTTACCTCGGAATCTGTCTTTGTGTGTGTAGACATTTTTTAACGGTTTTGATTTGGTGTCGGGGTGTTTGGTGGTTGAAAAAGTGGAAAAGGGTGTGGATCTTTGGCTACTGAAAGTATGTTTGAGAGTGTTTAGAGTGAGAGTAGACAAAGGGGAAGATGGGAAGAAGGTTGTAATTGATTACTTGGAattttatgtgtgtgtgtatgtgtcaTAGAATATATGTATAGTGTCCATCGGTTTTTTAACACGTAGTGTCATCAACATTTTTTGTTTTGTTAGACTTATGACATTTTACGATTGTCTCCTACATTTTCTAGGATAAAGAATTTATTAAAACCTAAGCACACATACATGTATGTGTTCTTGGGAAATATACTTAACTTAAACAACTAACTCGTTCGAATTTTAGCTCTGTTATATATAGTTATATATACCTTTGTAAAaattatatattgttatataccTTTGTTAAACATAGGCTATAATATTTTAACCACTTTGTGAGTAAGACTATTGTTTACAAACCCGCTAGCCTATAAGCAATTTCATATAAATCTATAAACTTTTTAACTTGTCTAAAATATGAACGTATACATTAAGTCAAAGTGGGTTGATGCAACAATTATTGTAAATGAACGCCCTAGAaatgacttttttttttgttagtgCACATCAgttatatttttacttttttgaACGGCAACGAACATTAATCTAAGTTCGGTCATTTGGATAAACTTATTAGCAAAAGGACATCCACGCTCTATGTAGGTAGACAGCTCACCAAACCCACCTATCATTCTAAGGAAAACACACCACCTGAAAGCCTACTGTTGTAAAACCTCTGATTCACCTGAAAAAAATACAAGTATGTCGCACCAAATGAGACTCAATGAATAGTTATTTCAATCTAATTTTGAAATATTCGTAatataatttattaattaaacgagATATAAAaactttattcttttttttttcctattttcAATTCAttaataaaaactttattttttttccCTATTTTCAATTCATTAATATAGGAAGTGCAGAATCATTTATGTAACATATCTAGATTCTTGAGTCAACTCATGTTTAATTGAATTTGTGCTTTTACACGATTATTGTTTTTAGACGATTATTACCTTACTAGATTATGTTTAATTGAAATTGTGCTTTTACGCGTGTACTACACGAGTTTAAGGATATAAATTTATAGTGcagggttcaaat from Helianthus annuus cultivar XRQ/B chromosome 7, HanXRQr2.0-SUNRISE, whole genome shotgun sequence includes the following:
- the LOC110867758 gene encoding uncharacterized protein LOC110867758; protein product: MSTHTKTDSEVTSLTASSPTRSHGRPVYYVQSPSRDSHDGEKTTNSFHSTPVLSPNGSPGRQSRNSSSTRYSGSFRPGSRKDRQHQRKGEKGFDAIEEEGLSDESGRTGIPRRCYFLAFVVGFFILFTFFSLVLWGVARPQKPVITMRSIAFDQFVVNAGADATGVATEMVTLNATVKFNFRNRGTFFGVHVSSTMLDLAYTELTLATGTIKKFYQSRKGHRLVSVNVHGVGVPLYGGGVNWSSENGKLTAPVPLNLNFTIKAKAYVLGKLVKPKFYKKVSCAIVYKPAKAVNTPVSLKNSCSVE